In one window of Triticum dicoccoides isolate Atlit2015 ecotype Zavitan unplaced genomic scaffold, WEW_v2.0 scaffold123114, whole genome shotgun sequence DNA:
- the LOC119343323 gene encoding SKP1-like protein 1, translating to MATREAGKKMIMLKSPDGMEFEVEEAVAMESQTIRKMIEDDCADTAILIPNINSKILSRVIEYCNKHVPTTGATGAAASDTVAPAALAEDLKIWDAEFIKVNRATRFDLIQAASYLNIKGLLDLTSQTTIDTISDNSLEEIRSFLSTKNDYLPEEEQTIRRENQWAFQ from the exons ATGGCGACCCGAGAGGCAGGCAAGAAGATGATCATGCTCAAGTCACCCGACGGCATGGAGTTCGAGGTGGAGGAGGCAGTCGCCATGGAGTCGCAGACTATTCGCAAAATGATCGAGGATGACTGCGCCGACACAGCCATTTTGATCCCCAACATCAACTCCAAGATCCTCTCCAGGGTCATCGAGTACTGCAACAAACACGTACCAACCACTGGAGCCACCGGTGCCGCTGCGTCTGACACCGTGGCTCCCGCCGCCCTAGCCGAGGACCTCAAGATTTGGGATgcagaattcatcaaggtcaatcgtgCCACCCGCTTCGACCTCATCCAG GCTGCAAGTTACCTCAACATCAAGGGGTTGTTGGACCTGACTAGCCAGACGACTATCGACACGATTAGTGACAATTCTCTGGAGGAGATCCGTAGTTTCTTGAGCACCAAGAACGACTACTTGCCTGAGGAGGAGCAGACGATCCGCAGGGAGAACCAGTGGGCATTTCAGTAG